The proteins below come from a single Azospirillum sp. B510 genomic window:
- a CDS encoding SPOR domain-containing protein, with product MKKLLLAVPVLLLLVVAFSGGYYLAGGGRPGVTAQAGKDGPAPAEAANGNGSAGAPAGGQADVRGGAKAAEAKDASGEAPPADIPVRPAAAAVRGGMVYSIELGAFRSPDNARSFAGVMRQRGLPVVIVEAVDATGRPWLRVRAGSFADLWQAEARRPEYERIAGIGGVVVGETSPATPP from the coding sequence ATGAAGAAGCTCCTCCTCGCCGTGCCGGTCCTGCTGCTGCTCGTGGTGGCGTTCAGCGGCGGTTACTATCTGGCCGGCGGCGGGCGTCCGGGCGTCACCGCCCAAGCCGGCAAGGATGGTCCGGCGCCCGCAGAGGCCGCCAATGGCAATGGTTCGGCCGGCGCTCCGGCCGGCGGCCAAGCCGACGTCCGGGGCGGTGCCAAGGCGGCGGAAGCCAAGGATGCGTCCGGAGAAGCCCCGCCGGCCGATATCCCGGTCAGGCCCGCTGCGGCGGCGGTCAGGGGAGGCATGGTCTACTCCATCGAACTGGGCGCCTTCCGCTCGCCCGATAATGCGAGGTCCTTTGCCGGCGTGATGCGGCAGCGCGGTCTTCCCGTGGTCATCGTCGAGGCGGTCGATGCCACCGGCCGGCCCTGGCTGCGCGTACGCGCCGGCAGTTTCGCCGACCTGTGGCAAGCCGAGGCGCGCCGGCCGGAGTATGAGAGAATCGCGGGGATCGGCGGCGTGGTGGTCGGCGAAACCTCCCCTGCCACGCCTCCTTGA
- a CDS encoding SPOR domain-containing protein, translated as MAGLAIGVAVLMVVAMLLGVGLSVAMMGPELVTQVAAGVVPGAAPAAGSPAAASPPIAALAGEGRFAGVADTLGMNSISRRFKTEQAIKATADRAADTVSGVTETVLDPVAQGTLAAAGRFLPSWMAAPVTKSVNRASFQARSKLSYGVENGVEDRLFNGLDHVTKAGDAAPVRSFAVELGRFANQANAESFATAAGQRGVSAAVSYAPDGGATMPYAVRSGRFATPDEATAAVDAIKRSSGVAGTIVTLAEPGGRS; from the coding sequence ATGGCCGGACTGGCCATCGGCGTTGCCGTGCTCATGGTTGTCGCCATGCTGTTGGGCGTCGGACTCTCCGTGGCGATGATGGGACCTGAGCTGGTTACGCAGGTCGCCGCCGGCGTGGTCCCCGGTGCCGCTCCTGCCGCAGGCAGTCCGGCCGCCGCTTCCCCGCCCATCGCCGCTCTGGCCGGCGAGGGCCGGTTTGCCGGTGTCGCCGACACTCTGGGCATGAACTCAATCTCGCGCCGTTTCAAGACCGAACAGGCGATCAAGGCCACCGCTGACCGTGCCGCGGACACCGTTTCGGGCGTGACGGAGACGGTGCTGGATCCGGTTGCCCAGGGCACGCTCGCCGCCGCTGGTCGCTTTCTTCCCTCCTGGATGGCCGCGCCGGTGACCAAGTCCGTGAACCGCGCCTCTTTCCAGGCGCGCAGCAAGCTGTCCTATGGCGTCGAGAACGGCGTCGAGGACCGTCTCTTCAACGGGCTCGACCACGTGACAAAGGCGGGCGATGCGGCCCCCGTGCGCAGCTTCGCGGTCGAGCTGGGCCGCTTCGCCAACCAAGCCAACGCAGAGAGCTTCGCCACCGCCGCCGGCCAGCGGGGTGTTTCCGCCGCCGTGTCCTACGCGCCCGACGGTGGGGCCACGATGCCGTACGCCGTACGCAGCGGCCGTTTCGCCACCCCCGACGAGGCGACCGCGGCTGTGGATGCCATCAAGCGGTCCAGCGGTGTGGCCGGCACCATCGTTACCCTAGCCGAGCCGGGAGGACGGTCCTGA
- a CDS encoding lytic transglycosylase domain-containing protein produces MMARRLSRAVAAFALLVLFVFSGTARAQPLCESYFAANEVTYGIPAGILHAIGMTESGRGGATWPWALNLDGFPVFPSSRDEALALMGDGAGALRLDMAVGCMQVHTRWHARAFSFGEDILDPATNVAYAAAFLRLLHDRHGSWTEAVRRYHAGAGNPQAQDIYLCRVLGWRVRLGYQRETAAMDGVCAGARTVSAEGR; encoded by the coding sequence ATGATGGCCCGCAGGCTTTCCCGCGCCGTGGCGGCATTCGCCCTTCTCGTGCTGTTCGTTTTTTCGGGGACCGCGCGGGCGCAGCCCCTGTGCGAGAGCTACTTCGCGGCGAACGAGGTGACCTATGGCATCCCGGCCGGCATCCTGCACGCCATTGGCATGACCGAGTCAGGCCGTGGAGGCGCGACGTGGCCGTGGGCTCTCAATTTGGACGGGTTCCCGGTCTTCCCGTCAAGCCGCGACGAGGCGCTGGCGCTGATGGGCGACGGTGCGGGGGCCTTGCGTCTCGACATGGCGGTCGGATGCATGCAGGTGCACACGCGCTGGCACGCGCGCGCTTTCAGCTTCGGTGAGGACATCCTGGATCCGGCGACCAACGTCGCCTACGCCGCGGCCTTCCTGCGTTTGCTCCACGACCGCCATGGCTCCTGGACCGAGGCGGTGCGCCGTTACCATGCCGGTGCCGGCAATCCCCAGGCTCAAGACATCTATCTCTGCCGGGTGCTGGGCTGGCGGGTGCGCCTTGGCTACCAGCGCGAAACCGCGGCGATGGATGGTGTGTGCGCCGGTGCCAGGACCGTCTCGGCGGAGGGGCGATGA
- the tssK gene encoding type VI secretion system baseplate subunit TssK — protein MTEARDIPEAIAWHDGMLLAPQHFQQQALRNERLLTYHAGHARPFHWGVVHLQVDRVHLVSGLVRIRELEAIMPDGLVVHYAGDRTEPLEVDISAYADPVGQTQITIHLIVPQALADRAPGPGEVSRFLSVEGRPVPDLNGGEEVAIARLRPRLGLFATTGPNQKPPQKFVSMPVGRATFRNDAFVLTDFVPPTLSVAANSALGRLGGEIVRRVREKALFLAERSGVGTGNAATELADAARAEIRSLVTGLPTLEAQLAVGVCHPFDVYLSLCTLAGHLSAFANGAVPAKLSRYDHDDPMSAYGEVRDFILRMIDRVKEGVARIPFTFEAGMFGLVMEEAWLKGRLVIGVRGPAASTVGEVAAWMENCIVASHSKLETLSGLRVKGADRIALDDSGESGVAAPRGVVPFEVVVDPRYVVPGERLEIWNPDSIGSRFRPVEITLFVTA, from the coding sequence ATGACCGAGGCGCGCGATATTCCCGAGGCCATCGCCTGGCACGACGGTATGCTGCTGGCCCCGCAGCACTTCCAGCAGCAGGCCCTGCGCAACGAGCGGCTGCTGACCTACCATGCCGGCCATGCCCGCCCCTTCCATTGGGGCGTCGTGCACCTTCAGGTGGACCGCGTTCATCTGGTGTCCGGGCTGGTGCGTATCCGCGAGCTGGAAGCGATCATGCCCGACGGGCTGGTTGTCCATTACGCCGGCGACCGCACCGAACCGTTGGAGGTGGACATCTCCGCCTATGCCGACCCGGTCGGCCAGACGCAGATCACCATCCATCTGATCGTTCCGCAGGCGCTTGCCGACCGCGCGCCGGGGCCCGGCGAAGTCTCGCGCTTCCTCTCGGTCGAGGGGCGCCCGGTTCCCGACCTCAACGGCGGCGAGGAGGTGGCCATCGCCCGCCTGCGCCCGCGTCTTGGTCTGTTCGCCACCACCGGTCCGAACCAGAAGCCGCCGCAGAAGTTCGTATCGATGCCCGTCGGCCGGGCGACCTTTCGCAACGATGCCTTCGTGCTGACCGACTTCGTGCCGCCGACGCTGTCGGTGGCCGCCAACTCGGCGCTCGGCCGTCTGGGGGGGGAGATCGTGCGCCGCGTGCGCGAAAAGGCGCTGTTCCTGGCCGAACGCTCCGGCGTCGGCACGGGCAACGCCGCGACCGAACTGGCCGACGCCGCCCGCGCCGAAATCCGCAGCCTCGTCACCGGACTGCCGACGCTGGAGGCGCAGCTCGCCGTCGGCGTCTGCCATCCCTTCGATGTCTATCTCTCGCTGTGCACTCTGGCCGGCCACCTCTCGGCCTTCGCCAACGGCGCCGTGCCGGCCAAACTGTCGCGCTACGATCATGACGACCCGATGTCGGCCTATGGCGAGGTGCGCGACTTCATCCTGCGCATGATCGACCGCGTCAAGGAAGGCGTCGCCCGCATCCCCTTCACCTTCGAGGCCGGGATGTTCGGTCTGGTGATGGAGGAGGCTTGGCTGAAGGGCCGGCTGGTCATCGGCGTGCGCGGCCCGGCCGCCTCGACCGTGGGCGAGGTCGCGGCCTGGATGGAGAACTGCATCGTCGCCTCCCATTCCAAGCTGGAGACGCTCTCCGGCCTGCGGGTGAAGGGTGCCGACCGCATCGCGCTCGACGACAGCGGCGAGTCCGGTGTCGCCGCGCCGCGTGGCGTCGTGCCGTTCGAGGTCGTGGTGGATCCCCGCTACGTCGTCCCCGGCGAGCGGCTGGAAATCTGGAACCCGGACAGCATCGGCAGCCGCTTCCGGCCCGTCGAGATCACGCTGTTCGTCACGGCCTGA